A DNA window from bacterium contains the following coding sequences:
- the fabZ gene encoding 3-hydroxyacyl-ACP dehydratase FabZ has protein sequence MDIQQILTRLPQRYPFLLVDRILEMIPGERIVGVKNVSINEPFFAGHFPGNPVMPGVLIVEAMVQVAAILVSFRPDIDGRLIYLANLERVRFRRAVRPGDQLITTVVALRGKGPFGKAQLTATVEGMVVAEGIVTYGLVAVDGATSANR, from the coding sequence ATGGACATTCAGCAGATCTTGACGAGACTCCCGCAGCGTTACCCATTCTTGCTCGTTGATCGCATCTTGGAGATGATACCGGGCGAACGCATCGTCGGGGTCAAGAACGTCTCAATCAACGAGCCGTTCTTCGCGGGCCACTTCCCAGGGAATCCGGTGATGCCCGGGGTCCTCATCGTCGAGGCGATGGTTCAAGTTGCGGCTATCCTCGTGTCATTTCGCCCCGACATCGATGGTCGTCTGATCTACCTCGCGAATCTCGAACGTGTACGGTTTCGCCGAGCGGTGCGCCCCGGTGACCAGCTCATCACGACCGTGGTTGCACTGAGGGGAAAGGGTCCGTTCGGAAAGGCGCAACTGACCGCCACGGTAGAGGGCATGGTCGTGGCCGAGGGGATTGTGACCTACGGGTTGGTCGCGGTTGATGGGGCGACGTCCGCCAACCGGTAG
- a CDS encoding PIN domain-containing protein: MPVELLLDTGAFVALVDRSERAHQDCVAVLERWAAGPVLTTEAVLTEALYLVGPAWPSRKACLEFFLRGAFLMVPSSQESLRRVADLMAKYRDLPMDYADATLVALAEESQTDQVFTLDHRGFSTYRLHGRKPFTLMP; the protein is encoded by the coding sequence GTGCCCGTTGAGCTTTTGCTCGACACGGGGGCGTTCGTCGCCCTGGTCGACCGCAGCGAGAGAGCGCACCAAGACTGCGTGGCCGTACTGGAGCGATGGGCGGCGGGCCCGGTCCTAACAACGGAAGCCGTTCTCACAGAGGCGCTTTATCTCGTCGGCCCAGCATGGCCATCGCGGAAGGCCTGCTTGGAGTTCTTCCTTCGTGGCGCATTCCTGATGGTACCTTCCTCGCAAGAAAGCCTCCGCCGTGTTGCAGACCTCATGGCGAAGTACCGGGATCTGCCCATGGACTATGCCGACGCCACATTGGTTGCCTTGGCCGAAGAGAGTCAGACCGACCAGGTCTTCACCCTGGATCACCGGGGATTTTCTACCTATCGATTGCATGGAAGGAAACCATTCACCCTAATGCCTTAG